Within Candidatus Terasakiella magnetica, the genomic segment TCAATGGTCATGCTGGGCTTTGGTCCAGCATCCATAAATTCTGGACCAAAGCCAGAATGACAAAATATACGGCCTCTAGCTTGTCAGAAGCTTGAGGCCGTTATAGTTTTATAAAAGTAACACTTAAATAGGCCCCCGCCATGATCGATACCATCACCTTCACCCAAGACCTCATCCGTTGCCCCAGTGTAACGCCCAAAGATGAAGGTGTGTTTGATCTCTTGCAAGGCGCATTGGAAAAGCTCGGCTTCACCTGTCATCGCCTGCCCTTTCAAGAAGACGGTACAGAGCGCGTAGAAAACCTTTATGCGCGCATTGGCACACAAGCGCCAAACTTCTGTTTTGCAGGCCATCTTGATGTGGTGCCTGTGGGTGATCTTGCTGGCTGGCAATATGACCCCTTTGGTGGTGAAATTCATGAGGGCCGCCTTTATGGGCGTGGTTCTGCCGATATGAAAGGCGCTGTTGCTGCCTTTGTGGAAGCGGTTCAAAACTTCCTTCAAGCCCAAGGTGATACTCTTTCAGGTTCAATCTCTTTTCTCATCACAGGCGATGAAGAAGGCCCGGCCATTAATGGGACAAAAAAGGTACTGCAATGGATGGAAGAGCAAGGCGAGATCATGGATCACTGCCTTGTGGGTGAACCCACCAATCCCCAATGTATGGGTGAGATGATGAAAGTGGGGCGCCGCGGTTCCATCAACAGTGTGCTCACCGTGCATGGCACCCAAGGCCATGTGGCCTACCCCCACCGCGCAGACAATCCCCTGCCCCGTCTGGTTAAGATGCTGGATGCGCTGATTGCTGAGCCACTTGATACCGGCAATGAGTTTTTTGATCCCTCCAGCCTGTCCCTCACCACCATTGACTGTGGCAATGAGGTTGAAAATGTCATTCCGGCACAAGCCACGGCCAAATTTAACATTCGCTATAACAATATCCACACAGGTGCCTCCCTTGAAGAGTGGATTCGCAAAACACTGGATGAGGTAGATACCAACTACACGCTTAAGACCCGCATCAGTGGCGAAAGCTTCATGAGCCCGCAAGATATCCTCACCGACCTGATTGCCAGTGCCACAGAAAAAGTCACTGGGGTGGCCCCTGAGCGCTCCACATCCGGTGGTACGTCTGATGCGCGTTTTATCACCCATTCCTGCACCGTGGCAGAATTTGGCCTTGTGGGACAAACCATGCATAAAGTGGATGAAAATGTGAAAGTTGAAGATTTAACCAACCTGAGCAAAATTTATCAGGCTATTTTAGAAGATTATTTTAAAGAGGCTTCATGATTGATCTGCGCGCCCTTTTTTACGGTTTAGCCTGTGCCTCGCGCCTTGTGCGTCTAGACACCAGCGGCGTGAAAATGATGGTGGGCGGTGCGCGCGGTTTTTGGGCCTCGCTTTATTGGGCAGCCGTCCTTGTGGCCCCGCTTTATATTCTTTTGATGTTACTGCGCTTTAATCCTGAAAAGCATGAGGGCTGGCGCTATTTCTTTGTTGAGAGTGAAACTTATATTCTG encodes:
- the dapE gene encoding succinyl-diaminopimelate desuccinylase — translated: MIDTITFTQDLIRCPSVTPKDEGVFDLLQGALEKLGFTCHRLPFQEDGTERVENLYARIGTQAPNFCFAGHLDVVPVGDLAGWQYDPFGGEIHEGRLYGRGSADMKGAVAAFVEAVQNFLQAQGDTLSGSISFLITGDEEGPAINGTKKVLQWMEEQGEIMDHCLVGEPTNPQCMGEMMKVGRRGSINSVLTVHGTQGHVAYPHRADNPLPRLVKMLDALIAEPLDTGNEFFDPSSLSLTTIDCGNEVENVIPAQATAKFNIRYNNIHTGASLEEWIRKTLDEVDTNYTLKTRISGESFMSPQDILTDLIASATEKVTGVAPERSTSGGTSDARFITHSCTVAEFGLVGQTMHKVDENVKVEDLTNLSKIYQAILEDYFKEAS